The Paracoccus sp. MA genome contains a region encoding:
- a CDS encoding phosphatidate cytidylyltransferase: MSGKGPQPGRLRGALQRGRDKWADLWPRVLSGAVLAVLGLLLLLSSGLWIRLGVSAVIGVMMWELARLTGWRHPEFHSPRHPVLIGILSGLVMVAMLVLPGDWPLALALVPMLAGWHGTHEHERPAYLLFTLAILGSGYALVVIREVMGLPTLAWIVGTVVLSDLLGYFAGRKLGGPRFWPAISPKKTWSGTVAGWAGALALALTLVLAGQAPWPVLILGPLIAVAGQFGDIAESWLKRRVGVKDSSELIPGHGGAMDRFDAMAGALLVALVLLVVNLLPVIGG, from the coding sequence ATGAGCGGCAAGGGGCCACAGCCGGGCCGGTTGCGCGGCGCCCTGCAGCGCGGGCGCGACAAATGGGCCGACCTCTGGCCGCGCGTCCTGTCGGGCGCGGTGCTGGCGGTGCTGGGGCTCTTGCTGCTGCTGTCCTCGGGGCTGTGGATCCGGCTGGGCGTCTCGGCCGTCATCGGCGTGATGATGTGGGAGCTGGCGCGGCTGACCGGCTGGCGCCACCCCGAGTTCCACAGCCCGCGCCATCCGGTGCTGATCGGCATCTTGTCGGGGCTGGTGATGGTGGCGATGCTGGTGTTGCCCGGCGACTGGCCCCTGGCGCTGGCGCTGGTGCCGATGCTGGCCGGCTGGCACGGCACGCATGAGCACGAGCGGCCGGCCTATCTGCTGTTCACCCTGGCGATCCTGGGCTCGGGCTATGCGCTGGTGGTGATCCGCGAGGTGATGGGCCTGCCCACCCTGGCCTGGATCGTCGGCACCGTGGTGCTGTCCGACCTGCTGGGCTATTTCGCCGGCCGCAAGCTGGGCGGGCCGCGCTTCTGGCCGGCGATCAGCCCCAAGAAGACCTGGAGCGGCACCGTGGCCGGCTGGGCCGGCGCGCTGGCTCTGGCTCTGACGCTGGTGCTGGCCGGGCAGGCGCCCTGGCCGGTGCTGATCCTCGGTCCGCTGATCGCGGTGGCCGGGCAGTTCGGCGACATCGCGGAAAGCTGGCTCAAGCGCCGGGTCGGGGTCAAGGACAGTTCCGAGCTGATCCCCGGCCATGGCGGCGCCATGGACCGGTTCGACGCCATGGCGGGGGCGCTGCTGGTGGCGCTGGTTCTGCTGGTCGTCAATCTCTTGCCAGTGATCGGAGGCTGA
- the uppS gene encoding polyprenyl diphosphate synthase yields the protein MAEIAASLAKSEGQGQRPRHVAIIMDGNGRWAKNRGWPRLVGHRRGAERVKQIVRACPDLGVNWLTVYAFSTENWKRSTEEVLGLMAIFARYIEREADGLSAEGVRMRFIGGRERLEPKLQRLMNGIEARTAGNTRLNLTVAINYGGRDELTRAAARLAARIARGEIAEPTEADLADCLDTAGHPDPDLVIRTSGETRTSNFLPFQAAYSEYEFTPTLWPDFTPDHLAEILDRYGLRERRFGGA from the coding sequence ATGGCCGAGATCGCAGCCAGCCTGGCGAAGTCCGAGGGACAGGGACAGCGGCCCCGTCACGTCGCCATCATCATGGATGGCAACGGCCGCTGGGCCAAGAACCGGGGCTGGCCGCGCCTCGTCGGCCATCGGCGCGGCGCCGAGCGCGTCAAGCAGATCGTCCGCGCCTGCCCCGATCTCGGGGTGAACTGGCTGACGGTCTATGCCTTCTCGACCGAGAACTGGAAACGCTCGACCGAGGAGGTGCTGGGCCTGATGGCCATCTTCGCCCGCTATATCGAGCGCGAGGCCGACGGGCTTTCCGCCGAGGGCGTGCGCATGCGCTTCATCGGCGGGCGCGAGCGGCTGGAGCCCAAGCTGCAGCGGCTGATGAACGGGATCGAGGCGCGCACCGCCGGCAACACCCGGCTGAACCTGACCGTGGCGATCAATTACGGCGGCCGGGACGAGCTGACCCGGGCGGCAGCGCGGCTGGCGGCCCGCATCGCCCGCGGCGAGATCGCCGAGCCGACCGAGGCCGATCTGGCCGATTGCCTGGACACCGCCGGCCATCCCGATCCCGATCTGGTGATCCGCACCTCGGGCGAGACCCGGACCTCGAATTTCCTGCCCTTCCAGGCCGCCTATTCGGAATATGAGTTCACGCCGACGCTCTGGCCGGATTTCACGCCCGACCACCTGGCCGAGATCCTGGACCGCTACGGGCTGCGCGAGCGGCGCTTCGGCGGCGCATGA
- the frr gene encoding ribosome recycling factor, which yields MSDEIEIDTDDLERRMKGAMESLRHEFASLRTGRASASMVEPIMVDAYGSPTPINQIGTVNVPEPRMVTINIWDKALVGKAEKAIRESGLGINPQLNGTIIMLPIPELNEERRRELTRVAAQYAEHARVAIRNVRRDGMDQIKKAKSSGMSEDDQKFWETAVQELTDKMIASVDQALEAKQAEIMQV from the coding sequence ATGTCCGACGAGATCGAGATCGATACCGACGACCTGGAACGCCGCATGAAGGGCGCGATGGAATCCCTGCGCCATGAATTCGCGTCGCTGCGCACCGGCCGCGCCTCGGCCAGCATGGTCGAGCCGATCATGGTCGATGCCTATGGCTCGCCCACGCCGATCAACCAGATCGGCACGGTGAACGTGCCCGAGCCGCGCATGGTCACGATCAACATCTGGGACAAGGCGCTGGTCGGCAAGGCCGAGAAGGCGATCCGCGAATCGGGCCTGGGCATCAACCCGCAGCTCAACGGCACCATCATCATGCTGCCGATCCCCGAGCTGAACGAGGAGCGCCGGCGCGAGCTGACCCGCGTCGCCGCGCAATATGCCGAACATGCCCGCGTCGCCATCCGCAACGTGCGCCGCGACGGCATGGACCAGATCAAGAAGGCCAAGTCCTCGGGCATGTCCGAAGACGACCAGAAGTTCTGGGAAACCGCGGTGCAGGAGCTGACCGACAAGATGATCGCCTCGGTCGACCAGGCGCTCGAGGCGAAGCAAGCCGAAATCATGCAGGTCTGA
- the pyrH gene encoding UMP kinase, whose protein sequence is MSESASKTPGSYSRVMLKISGEALMGDQGYGLHPPTVARIAQEVKSVHDMGIEICMVIGGGNIFRGLQGSAQGMERATADYMGMLATVMNALAMQAALEALKIHTRVISAIRMDEVCEPYIRRRAVRHLEKKRVCIFAAGTGNPYFTTDTAATLRANEMNCEAIFKGTKVDGVYDKDPNKFADAKRYEDVTYDEVLQKHLGVMDASAIALARDNDLPIIVFSLDEPGGFRGILAGSGTYTRVHG, encoded by the coding sequence ATGTCGGAAAGCGCGTCCAAGACCCCCGGAAGCTATTCGCGCGTCATGCTGAAGATTTCGGGCGAGGCGCTGATGGGCGACCAGGGCTACGGCCTGCATCCGCCGACCGTCGCCCGCATCGCGCAGGAGGTCAAATCCGTCCATGACATGGGCATCGAGATCTGCATGGTCATCGGCGGCGGCAACATCTTCCGCGGGCTGCAGGGCAGCGCCCAGGGCATGGAGCGGGCGACCGCCGACTACATGGGCATGCTCGCCACGGTGATGAACGCGCTGGCCATGCAGGCGGCGCTGGAGGCGCTGAAGATCCACACCCGGGTGATCTCGGCCATCCGCATGGACGAGGTCTGCGAGCCCTATATCCGCCGCCGCGCCGTCCGCCACCTGGAAAAGAAGCGCGTCTGCATCTTCGCCGCCGGCACCGGCAACCCCTATTTCACCACCGACACCGCCGCCACCCTGCGCGCCAACGAGATGAATTGCGAGGCGATCTTCAAGGGCACCAAGGTCGACGGCGTCTATGACAAGGACCCGAACAAGTTCGCGGATGCCAAGCGCTACGAGGACGTGACCTATGACGAGGTGCTGCAGAAGCATCTGGGGGTCATGGACGCTTCGGCCATCGCGCTGGCGCGCGACAACGACCTGCCGATCATCGTCTTCTCGCTGGACGAGCCGGGCGGTTTCCGGGGGATTCTGGCCGGCAGCGGCACATATACGCGCGTGCACGGGTAA
- the miaA gene encoding tRNA (adenosine(37)-N6)-dimethylallyltransferase MiaA, with protein sequence MTLRHQILAELDPARHVLIAGPTASGKSALALQIAETQGGTVVNADALQVWSCWRVLTARPPAEDEARAPHALYGHVAPGRLYSVGEWLAEVAALRGRLIVVGGTGLYLNALTRGLAVIPPTPPEIRARADALLREPDGLAQMIAGLDSPTRARIDLQNPVRVQRAWEVLRTTGRGIAAWQAETPPPLIAPDAAHRLVLQSDRDWLAGRIARRFRLMLDQGALEEVRAMLPHWTPDALWAKAIGAPELVAHLQGALDLDEAAERAITATRQYAKAQRSFFRGRMRDWRWIETGR encoded by the coding sequence ATGACCCTGCGTCACCAGATCCTGGCCGAGCTCGATCCCGCGCGTCATGTGCTGATCGCCGGGCCGACCGCCAGCGGCAAATCCGCGCTGGCGCTGCAGATCGCCGAGACGCAGGGCGGCACCGTGGTCAATGCCGATGCGCTGCAGGTCTGGTCCTGCTGGCGGGTGCTGACCGCGCGTCCGCCGGCCGAGGACGAGGCCCGCGCGCCGCATGCGCTCTACGGCCATGTCGCGCCGGGGCGGCTTTATTCCGTGGGCGAATGGCTGGCCGAGGTCGCGGCGCTGCGCGGCCGGCTGATCGTGGTCGGCGGCACAGGCCTATACCTGAACGCGCTGACCCGCGGGCTGGCCGTCATCCCGCCCACCCCGCCCGAGATCCGCGCCCGCGCCGACGCGCTTCTGCGCGAACCCGACGGGCTGGCGCAGATGATCGCCGGGCTCGATTCGCCGACCCGCGCGCGCATCGACCTGCAGAACCCGGTGCGCGTGCAGCGCGCCTGGGAGGTGCTCAGGACCACGGGCCGCGGCATCGCCGCATGGCAGGCGGAAACGCCGCCGCCACTGATCGCGCCTGACGCCGCGCATCGGCTGGTGCTGCAATCCGACCGCGACTGGCTGGCCGGGCGCATCGCCCGGCGCTTTCGCCTGATGCTCGACCAGGGCGCGCTGGAGGAGGTGCGGGCGATGCTGCCGCATTGGACCCCCGACGCGCTCTGGGCCAAGGCCATCGGCGCGCCCGAGCTGGTGGCGCATCTGCAAGGCGCGCTCGACCTCGACGAGGCGGCAGAGCGGGCGATCACCGCCACCCGGCAATATGCCAAGGCGCAGCGCAGCTTCTTTCGCGGCCGGATGCGCGACTGGCGCTGGATCGAGACCGGCCGCTGA
- a CDS encoding AraC family transcriptional regulator, protein MNKAFRAFDSTDSDPAAARLLAAGITAPGIMEPAEHDPRLQRESQPAAAQAQRPSVLAPTVAGTTEAAPDRPAPRALPRGRPGDGLRLIPLSGFHWGGATRSRTAPPAPRVRGDHVLIRPGSGMVTVQFPRHNRPVTGGRLAFIPAGTAFSLKPPPDVAGQALLIPPDWFRDQPLPRGFRCGLPAPEDAGILGPAILALAEGAARHPGGDEATRHQLGLIAVALSRLEDRPGRPEPRGDSIAEARPLTERFLQLARQELDRSQTIAEMAGRLGCTQAHLDRACRQSRGRGALDLLYDLRLQAATEALRASAKPIPEIAEELGYAGLGHFMRAFQAATGRTPEAYRALMRDARGVPPGDPG, encoded by the coding sequence ATGAACAAAGCCTTTCGCGCCTTCGACAGCACCGATTCCGATCCCGCGGCGGCCCGGCTGCTGGCGGCCGGCATCACCGCGCCGGGGATCATGGAACCGGCCGAGCACGACCCCCGGTTGCAGCGCGAATCGCAGCCGGCGGCGGCGCAGGCGCAAAGGCCCTCGGTCCTGGCCCCGACCGTCGCCGGCACGACCGAGGCCGCGCCGGACCGGCCTGCTCCGCGCGCCCTGCCCCGGGGCCGGCCCGGCGACGGCTTGCGGCTGATTCCGCTTTCCGGCTTCCATTGGGGCGGCGCCACGCGCAGCCGGACCGCCCCGCCCGCCCCGCGCGTCCGCGGCGATCATGTGCTGATCCGGCCCGGCTCGGGCATGGTCACGGTGCAGTTTCCGCGCCACAACCGCCCCGTCACCGGCGGGCGCCTGGCCTTCATTCCCGCCGGCACCGCCTTTTCGCTGAAGCCGCCGCCGGATGTCGCGGGCCAGGCGCTGCTGATCCCGCCCGACTGGTTCCGCGACCAGCCTCTGCCCCGGGGCTTTCGCTGCGGCCTGCCCGCGCCCGAGGATGCCGGGATTCTGGGCCCCGCCATCCTCGCCCTGGCCGAGGGAGCGGCGCGCCATCCCGGGGGCGACGAGGCGACGCGCCATCAACTGGGCCTGATCGCGGTGGCGCTGTCCCGGCTTGAGGACCGGCCGGGCCGGCCCGAACCGCGCGGCGACAGCATCGCCGAGGCGCGGCCGCTGACCGAACGCTTCCTGCAACTCGCCCGGCAAGAGCTCGACCGCAGCCAGACCATCGCGGAAATGGCCGGGCGGCTGGGCTGCACGCAGGCGCATCTGGACCGCGCCTGCCGCCAGAGCCGGGGGCGCGGCGCGCTGGACCTGCTCTACGACCTGCGGCTGCAAGCCGCGACCGAGGCGCTGCGCGCCAGCGCCAAGCCGATCCCCGAGATCGCCGAGGAGCTGGGCTATGCCGGGCTTGGCCATTTCATGCGCGCCTTCCAGGCCGCGACCGGCCGCACGCCCGAAGCCTATCGCGCGCTGATGCGGGACGCCCGCGGCGTCCCGCCCGGCGATCCCGGCTGA
- a CDS encoding RlmE family RNA methyltransferase, whose translation MSDDKKPGSGRKSSGRGQRDLRVRVKSAKGRKLSSTLWLERQLNDPYVARAKREGYRGRAAYKILELDDKYRFLVPGARVVDLGCAPGGWCQVAVARVNALGEKPGKKVGRVLGVDLQEVDPIAGAEIHQLDFLSDGADEQVKAWLGGRADVVMSDMAAASSGHKGTDHLRIVALVEAAAQLAFDVLEPGGTFVAKVLAGGAETEMQAMLKRNFRKVANVKPPASRSDSSEKFVVAQGFRGRGDEAAPEGGPADPD comes from the coding sequence ATGAGCGACGACAAGAAGCCGGGTTCGGGACGCAAGAGCTCGGGCCGCGGCCAGCGCGACCTGCGGGTGCGGGTGAAATCGGCCAAGGGGCGCAAGCTGTCGAGCACGCTCTGGCTGGAGCGGCAGCTGAACGATCCCTATGTCGCGAGGGCGAAGCGCGAGGGCTATCGCGGCCGCGCCGCCTACAAGATCCTGGAGCTGGACGACAAGTATCGCTTCCTGGTGCCGGGCGCGCGGGTGGTCGATCTGGGCTGCGCGCCCGGCGGCTGGTGCCAGGTGGCGGTGGCGCGCGTCAACGCGCTTGGCGAGAAGCCCGGCAAGAAGGTCGGCAGGGTGCTGGGCGTGGACCTGCAGGAGGTGGATCCCATCGCCGGGGCCGAGATCCATCAGCTGGACTTCCTGTCGGACGGCGCGGACGAGCAGGTCAAGGCCTGGCTGGGCGGGCGCGCCGATGTGGTGATGTCGGACATGGCGGCGGCCTCGTCCGGGCACAAGGGCACCGACCACCTGCGCATCGTGGCGCTGGTCGAGGCGGCGGCGCAGCTGGCCTTCGACGTGCTGGAGCCGGGCGGCACCTTCGTCGCCAAGGTGCTGGCGGGCGGGGCCGAGACCGAGATGCAGGCCATGCTCAAGCGCAATTTCCGCAAGGTGGCGAATGTGAAACCGCCGGCCAGCCGCTCGGATTCCTCGGAGAAATTCGTGGTGGCGCAAGGGTTCCGGGGCCGGGGGGACGAGGCTGCCCCAGAGGGCGGGCCGGCTGATCCGGACTGA
- a CDS encoding Ppx/GppA phosphatase family protein, which translates to MAPRRPAGADAFPRKTVEPFATRPAEDGLLYAALDLGTNSCRMLIARPAGSQFQVVDSFSKPVQLGHGLEASGRLSRPSMARTVHALQVCRRKLEAHKVTRMRLVATEACRRARNSRDFLRMIRRETGLPVEIIDAEEEARLAVISCAPLVSQRTEQLLVVDIGGGSTELVWIDLEDVEPKERSRAIMRLGDGFRDPLPGGARVVDWISVPLGVATLRDQFEDVEDDQGRFALMSWHFEEMLADFTPYSLAQTMEEGFQIIGTSGTVTTVAASHLGLRRYDRTKVDGLTMTSAQIDRVIRDYLALGPEGRRADPRIGRERHALIMSGAAILQTLMRVWPTTRLSVADRGLREGLLYAQMVKDGVLAPDGMNGVA; encoded by the coding sequence ATGGCGCCCAGGCGTCCTGCGGGTGCGGACGCGTTCCCGAGAAAAACGGTCGAGCCTTTCGCCACCCGCCCGGCCGAGGACGGGCTGCTCTATGCGGCCTTGGATCTTGGCACGAACAGCTGCCGGATGCTGATTGCCCGCCCCGCGGGCAGCCAGTTCCAGGTGGTCGACAGTTTCTCGAAGCCGGTCCAGCTGGGCCACGGCCTCGAGGCATCAGGCAGGCTGTCGCGTCCCTCGATGGCGCGGACGGTGCATGCCCTGCAGGTGTGCCGGCGCAAGCTCGAGGCGCACAAGGTCACGCGCATGCGCCTGGTCGCGACCGAGGCTTGCCGGCGGGCGCGCAACAGCCGCGACTTCCTGCGCATGATCCGGCGCGAGACCGGGCTGCCGGTCGAGATCATCGACGCCGAGGAGGAGGCGCGGCTGGCGGTGATCTCCTGCGCGCCGCTGGTCAGCCAGCGCACCGAGCAATTGCTGGTCGTCGATATCGGCGGCGGCTCGACCGAGCTGGTCTGGATCGACCTCGAGGATGTCGAGCCCAAGGAACGGTCGCGCGCCATCATGCGGCTGGGCGACGGCTTTCGCGATCCCCTGCCGGGCGGGGCGCGGGTGGTGGATTGGATCAGCGTGCCGCTGGGCGTCGCCACGTTGCGCGACCAGTTCGAGGATGTCGAGGACGATCAGGGCCGCTTCGCGCTGATGTCCTGGCATTTCGAGGAGATGCTGGCGGATTTCACGCCCTATTCCCTGGCCCAGACCATGGAGGAAGGCTTCCAGATCATCGGCACCTCGGGCACGGTGACGACGGTGGCGGCCAGCCATCTGGGCCTGCGCCGCTATGACCGGACCAAGGTGGACGGGCTGACCATGACCTCGGCGCAGATCGACCGGGTGATCCGCGACTACCTGGCGCTTGGACCCGAGGGGCGGCGCGCCGATCCCCGCATCGGGCGCGAGCGCCACGCGCTGATCATGTCGGGCGCCGCGATCCTGCAGACGCTGATGCGGGTCTGGCCGACGACGCGGCTGTCGGTCGCGGATCGCGGCCTGCGCGAGGGGCTGCTTTATGCGCAGATGGTCAAGGACGGGGTGCTGGCCCCGGATGGCATGAACGGGGTGGCATGA
- a CDS encoding VWA domain-containing protein, whose product MFRPFLDSLRRHGVPASLREYLDLLAGLQAGLSDWTPEGFYHLARATLVKNEAHIDRFDRAFAEAFSGLDEIPVEALVNEVSIPREWLEKLAEKLLTPEERAAVEGAGSFEELMKRLRERLAEQQGRHQGGNKWIGTAGTSPFGAYGYNPEGVRIGQHESRHRRAVKVWDKREFRDFDDSVELGTRNIKVALKRLRQWARHGALEELDLPGTIRASAEHGYIDVQTRPERHNAVKVLLFLDAGGSMDDHSRLVDELFSAARAEFKHLEHFYFHNCVYEALWKDNRRRWTETTPTWEVINRFGRDYKAIFVGDASMSPYEIAIPGGANEHWNPESGETWLRRLRETWPDHVWLNPVPRAHWGHTRSIAMIREIFEDRMQPLTLEGLTQAMRLLG is encoded by the coding sequence ATGTTCCGGCCCTTCCTCGACAGTCTGCGCCGCCATGGGGTGCCGGCCAGCCTGCGGGAATACCTGGACCTGCTCGCGGGGCTGCAGGCCGGGCTGTCGGACTGGACGCCCGAGGGCTTCTATCACCTCGCCCGCGCCACCCTGGTCAAGAACGAGGCGCATATCGACCGGTTCGACCGCGCCTTTGCCGAAGCCTTCTCGGGCCTTGACGAGATCCCCGTCGAGGCGCTGGTGAACGAGGTCTCGATCCCGCGCGAATGGCTGGAAAAGCTGGCCGAGAAGCTCTTGACGCCCGAGGAGCGCGCCGCGGTCGAGGGCGCCGGCAGTTTCGAGGAGCTGATGAAGCGCCTGCGCGAACGGCTGGCCGAGCAGCAGGGCCGCCACCAGGGCGGCAACAAGTGGATCGGCACCGCCGGCACCTCGCCCTTCGGCGCCTATGGCTACAACCCGGAGGGCGTGCGGATCGGCCAGCACGAGAGCCGCCACCGCCGCGCGGTCAAGGTCTGGGACAAGCGCGAATTCCGCGATTTCGACGATTCGGTCGAGCTTGGCACCCGCAACATCAAGGTGGCGCTGAAGCGGCTGCGGCAATGGGCCCGCCACGGTGCGCTGGAGGAGCTGGACCTGCCCGGCACCATCCGCGCCAGCGCCGAGCACGGCTATATCGACGTGCAGACCCGGCCCGAGCGACACAATGCCGTGAAGGTGCTGCTGTTCCTGGATGCCGGCGGCAGCATGGACGACCATTCCCGGCTGGTGGACGAGCTGTTCTCGGCCGCCCGCGCCGAGTTCAAGCACCTGGAGCATTTCTATTTCCACAACTGCGTCTATGAAGCACTGTGGAAGGACAACCGCCGCCGCTGGACCGAGACGACGCCGACCTGGGAGGTCATCAACCGCTTCGGCCGCGACTACAAGGCGATCTTCGTCGGCGACGCCTCGATGTCGCCCTATGAGATCGCCATCCCCGGCGGCGCCAACGAGCATTGGAACCCCGAATCGGGCGAGACCTGGCTGCGCCGCCTGCGCGAGACCTGGCCCGACCATGTCTGGCTGAACCCGGTGCCGCGCGCGCATTGGGGCCATACCCGGTCCATCGCCATGATCCGCGAGATCTTCGAGGACCGCATGCAGCCCCTGACGCTGGAGGGGCTGACCCAGGCCATGCGCCTCCTTGGCTGA
- a CDS encoding M48 family metallopeptidase has product MLKLTPILLILLYAAAMWFFSAWRLKAELNAKSTPLRHPRLLPMLERLGRAMDLPEVRAHVYEVGHVNGLAAPDGRIFLTRGFLDRLDRGEVTEAELASVIAHELGHVAHGHTRRRMVDFAGQNVVRMVLAGVLGRFLPGIGVWIANIAASAIAARLSRQDEFEADAFASALMVKAGLGTAPQKSLFRKLDRLAGGGRAGAPAWLLSHPPAEARIAAIEKLEARWGAA; this is encoded by the coding sequence ATGCTGAAGCTCACGCCGATCCTGCTGATCCTGCTTTATGCCGCCGCGATGTGGTTCTTTTCCGCATGGCGGCTGAAGGCCGAGCTGAACGCCAAGTCCACGCCGCTGCGCCATCCCCGGCTGCTGCCGATGCTGGAGCGGCTGGGCCGGGCCATGGACCTGCCCGAGGTGCGGGCCCATGTCTACGAGGTCGGCCATGTGAACGGGCTGGCCGCACCCGACGGCCGCATCTTCCTGACCCGCGGCTTCCTCGACCGGCTGGACCGTGGCGAGGTGACCGAGGCCGAGCTGGCATCGGTCATCGCGCATGAGCTGGGCCATGTCGCCCACGGCCATACCCGTCGCCGCATGGTGGATTTCGCCGGCCAGAACGTGGTGCGCATGGTGCTGGCGGGCGTGCTGGGCCGCTTCCTGCCCGGCATCGGCGTCTGGATCGCCAATATCGCCGCCAGCGCCATCGCCGCCCGGCTGTCGCGCCAGGACGAGTTCGAGGCCGACGCCTTCGCCAGCGCGCTGATGGTCAAGGCCGGGCTGGGCACCGCGCCGCAGAAAAGCCTGTTTCGCAAGCTGGACCGGCTGGCGGGCGGGGGCCGGGCGGGCGCACCGGCCTGGCTGCTCTCGCACCCCCCGGCCGAGGCGCGCATCGCCGCCATCGAGAAGCTCGAGGCGCGCTGGGGCGCGGCCTGA